A single uncultured Acetobacterium sp. DNA region contains:
- a CDS encoding AAA domain-containing protein — MATYIADRYRLKKKDIGGGNMASIHLCEDTDVDDDEVDSSVIIKMFNKLNIGDEDLQKQVFNREVESLDKLNHKNVVKILDRGYDEGFKAFFIVLEYVQGKTFKEAFEDICRYDYAQKLELMEQVVDGIEYLHKKNIIHRDLKPSNIMFDKDGTVKIIDFGISKLKDTFYSDYTLAGFVTKNYSSPEQMARKTITNQSDIYSLGLIFYEIFICSCITTRESMDVGSLPAGMQRILINITQEEPKLRYATISELKRDLEKEHSILVQEKFMSLGFTNTVTKRLLNDGYIEKEENTLAMNVLEEEYSGKCYMWPAKNRETGEFEGSFELYGRRFLSILKFDQRDSSRFTIISMVFIPADRLMMRKECGYEIPYGIKVSGGSARIKTKSEIDAQTVCEEVLNHEAEFNSQRSDDMHLKDITRKWRDILELEKKRLSQEKFTLKYNNCKINEQDASLEIDIDTNRTYELNYTSDDMLQMTTKKNIHHYIDVGRMRECSDGHMVIDLTPQVDYSNIASSGEISISMRMAEIALQRQSKALKSVQYKENVNPEISEIIFNPEKASSKNNLILTEEDCKSTEIDRSKLLSLEKALSSDNMFLLQGPPGTGKTTFIAELVYQILHSNDKFRGNPDAKILIASQSHVAVDHSLSKIKKLIPDIKMIRVGIIDKMAEASRDYTLDIFCKEWTQKVIENCKIALTKYKEEIGIDDSLQEKNGMISEIESITQEISNLMEELKDVETELEKVNVLDAKWKFVNDKISSMKKKVSIKTSGITEEHLSRIIDEFTDSLSGLNDKLASIIDESIELSEQKITLEERYAAINENMGVKGREVNEWKELLGVTSQEEYLQVKDDIQNSLKENKKKYATYSKVESLCKEWQKRVTLGDGLMQESLADATLVGATCLGIASLSDAIEFNYDWVIVDEAGKATPPEILVPICLGKKVVLVGDHKQLPPVVDEALLKLQDKERMSIRKEDLEQSLFEYLENRLNGDCKSILDEQYRMNPVIGDLISELFYDGQLVSKTSREEKTIPLKMYEEKPLVWLTTSENADRREERISDSYGNSCEAKIIFEQLLLIDEELGEQKFKKETAIIAGYRGQRDKLNRLYESNYKVKFHNMTVEINTVDAFQGRETDIVFYSVVRSNEEGKLGFLKDVRRLNVAFSRAKELLVVVGDHHCAQKQIEVAGQENPFVRIIRYLRNNPDDCLMKEV; from the coding sequence ATGGCAACATATATTGCAGATAGATATAGACTTAAGAAAAAAGATATTGGTGGTGGAAATATGGCGTCTATTCATCTGTGTGAAGATACAGATGTTGATGATGACGAAGTGGATAGCTCCGTCATCATCAAGATGTTTAATAAACTTAATATAGGTGATGAGGATTTACAAAAGCAGGTTTTTAATCGTGAGGTAGAATCATTAGATAAGCTTAATCATAAAAATGTTGTTAAGATTTTAGACCGTGGCTATGATGAAGGATTTAAGGCTTTCTTTATTGTACTTGAATATGTTCAAGGGAAAACATTCAAGGAAGCATTTGAAGACATTTGCAGGTATGACTATGCCCAAAAGCTTGAACTTATGGAGCAAGTAGTAGATGGAATTGAATATTTGCACAAGAAAAATATCATCCACCGTGACTTAAAACCATCTAACATTATGTTTGATAAGGATGGAACGGTGAAAATTATTGATTTCGGAATTAGTAAATTGAAGGATACCTTTTATAGTGATTATACTCTAGCTGGATTTGTTACGAAAAACTATAGTTCACCAGAACAAATGGCTAGAAAAACAATAACGAATCAGAGTGATATTTATTCATTGGGACTTATTTTTTACGAGATATTTATCTGTTCGTGCATAACAACTAGGGAGTCTATGGATGTAGGAAGCCTTCCAGCAGGTATGCAACGAATACTTATAAATATAACGCAGGAAGAACCTAAGCTAAGGTATGCAACAATTTCTGAACTTAAACGTGACCTTGAAAAAGAGCATAGTATTCTTGTTCAAGAAAAATTTATGAGTCTTGGTTTTACGAATACAGTAACAAAGCGACTATTAAATGATGGATATATTGAAAAAGAAGAAAATACTTTGGCAATGAATGTACTTGAAGAGGAATACTCGGGTAAGTGCTATATGTGGCCAGCAAAAAATCGTGAAACAGGTGAATTTGAGGGCTCATTTGAATTATATGGTCGTAGATTTCTTTCTATATTAAAATTTGACCAAAGAGATTCTTCAAGATTTACCATTATCAGTATGGTGTTTATTCCGGCGGATAGATTAATGATGAGAAAGGAATGTGGATATGAGATTCCTTATGGAATAAAGGTAAGTGGTGGCTCAGCGAGAATAAAAACAAAATCTGAAATTGATGCTCAAACAGTATGTGAAGAAGTGCTTAATCATGAAGCTGAATTTAATAGTCAGCGAAGTGATGATATGCACCTAAAAGATATTACAAGAAAATGGAGAGATATTCTTGAACTGGAGAAAAAACGGTTGAGCCAGGAGAAATTCACGCTAAAATATAATAACTGTAAAATCAATGAGCAAGATGCTTCTCTGGAAATAGATATTGATACCAATAGAACATATGAATTGAATTACACTTCTGATGATATGCTTCAAATGACAACCAAAAAGAATATACATCATTATATAGATGTTGGTCGCATGAGAGAATGCTCTGATGGGCATATGGTAATTGATTTGACACCACAGGTTGACTATTCAAATATTGCTTCTTCTGGCGAAATATCAATAAGTATGAGAATGGCAGAAATAGCTCTTCAAAGACAAAGTAAGGCATTGAAGAGTGTTCAATATAAAGAAAATGTCAATCCAGAGATAAGCGAAATTATTTTTAATCCTGAAAAGGCAAGTTCAAAAAATAATTTGATTTTGACTGAGGAAGATTGTAAATCTACAGAAATTGACAGGTCAAAATTGTTAAGTTTGGAAAAAGCATTATCATCAGATAACATGTTTCTGCTGCAGGGACCTCCTGGTACTGGAAAAACAACATTCATTGCTGAACTTGTATATCAGATATTACATAGTAATGATAAATTCAGAGGGAATCCTGATGCAAAAATTTTGATTGCATCTCAGTCACATGTGGCAGTTGACCATTCTCTTTCAAAAATTAAAAAGCTTATTCCTGATATTAAAATGATACGAGTTGGTATCATTGATAAAATGGCAGAGGCATCAAGGGATTATACATTGGATATTTTCTGCAAGGAATGGACGCAGAAAGTAATTGAAAATTGTAAAATAGCTCTTACAAAGTATAAAGAGGAAATAGGGATTGATGATTCATTGCAGGAAAAGAATGGAATGATTTCTGAGATTGAAAGTATTACACAAGAAATCTCGAACCTGATGGAAGAATTAAAAGATGTTGAAACTGAACTTGAGAAGGTTAATGTACTTGATGCAAAATGGAAATTTGTAAATGATAAAATTTCATCTATGAAGAAGAAGGTATCGATTAAAACATCAGGAATCACAGAGGAACATTTATCTAGGATAATTGATGAATTTACAGATAGTTTGTCAGGATTAAATGATAAATTGGCATCGATTATAGACGAGTCTATTGAATTATCAGAACAAAAAATAACGTTGGAAGAAAGATACGCTGCAATAAATGAAAACATGGGTGTTAAAGGCCGAGAAGTAAATGAATGGAAAGAGCTTTTAGGGGTGACTTCTCAGGAAGAATATTTACAAGTAAAAGATGATATTCAGAATTCACTTAAAGAGAATAAGAAGAAATATGCTACATATTCCAAAGTCGAAAGTCTTTGTAAAGAATGGCAGAAGAGAGTGACACTGGGAGATGGACTTATGCAGGAGAGCTTAGCTGATGCGACTCTTGTAGGTGCTACATGTCTTGGAATTGCAAGCTTGAGTGATGCTATAGAGTTTAATTATGATTGGGTTATTGTGGATGAGGCAGGAAAGGCTACACCTCCAGAAATATTAGTCCCAATTTGTTTAGGAAAAAAGGTTGTTCTTGTTGGTGACCATAAGCAGTTGCCACCAGTAGTTGATGAAGCATTACTTAAATTACAGGATAAGGAACGAATGAGCATTCGTAAGGAAGACTTGGAGCAAAGCTTATTTGAATATCTGGAAAATAGATTAAATGGCGATTGCAAGAGCATATTAGATGAACAGTACAGAATGAATCCTGTAATTGGAGATTTAATCAGTGAACTCTTTTATGATGGACAATTGGTATCTAAAACATCTAGAGAAGAGAAAACAATACCGCTTAAAATGTATGAGGAGAAACCGTTAGTTTGGCTCACTACATCTGAGAATGCAGATAGAAGAGAAGAACGAATATCGGATTCTTATGGAAATTCATGTGAAGCGAAAATCATTTTTGAACAGTTATTGCTGATAGATGAAGAATTGGGTGAGCAAAAATTTAAAAAGGAAACAGCGATTATTGCTGGATACCGTGGACAGAGAGATAAGCTGAATAGACTTTATGAGAGTAATTATAAAGTTAAATTCCATAATATGACTGTGGAAATCAACACAGTCGATGCATTCCAAGGAAGAGAAACGGATATCGTCTTTTACAGCGTCGTAAGAAGTAATGAAGAAGGAAAGCTAGGATTTTTGAAAGATGTTCGAAGATTAAATGTTGCTTTTTCTAGAGCTAAAGAATTATTGGTTGTCGTAGGAGACCATCACTGTGCTCAAAAGCAGATTGAAGTAGCAGGTCAGGAAAATCCATTCGTAAGAATTATAAGATATTTGCGAAATAATCCAGATGACTGCTTGATGAAGGAGGTATAG
- a CDS encoding serine/threonine protein kinase: protein MVYIQLDEDKIPVGNFSFVYDITGNEELFEKFYEAEKNLKVDYMDFAHKIRMAFEAFALYEEAQKRKELEVYSDVEFYEIKESIIAEIKQPASVLNYKNIIIALCDGREMGFSKILLKYSFIRNTSYEEDVRRKFKTFIRFLYAFGSESSHENVSTDAKYLANRENCLRVVGSFHDFLCVYYGVSKKYDSTIVPIRDYVPVPKQVVDKMGLVLEVGKSLYLKECKGKISYYIFSSDIDGISQGQRRDIDVISKLWEDNFNDPSNVIRQTENISGSNRDYRFQVYSLPNKPLRLTDTFLKSISLVEKMDIVTGLCRGVESIHNYETPLYHRNINPDVFYIFSIRGKYKPLLAKFDCTKDSADSAFTVFQNIEKKVFNQNINHFFPPEVLKASIGQGVDWEKADIYSLAKTILYILSGEMIDGNECIDTMDSLEVDDDLKIVLMEMLDEEPGNRPELIELLNIINA from the coding sequence ATGGTATATATTCAATTGGATGAAGACAAAATTCCTGTCGGTAACTTCTCATTCGTTTATGATATTACAGGAAACGAAGAATTGTTTGAAAAATTTTATGAAGCAGAAAAAAATCTAAAGGTAGATTATATGGACTTTGCTCATAAGATTAGGATGGCATTTGAAGCGTTTGCACTGTATGAGGAAGCTCAAAAGAGGAAAGAACTAGAAGTTTATTCTGATGTTGAATTTTATGAGATTAAAGAGAGTATTATCGCTGAGATTAAGCAGCCAGCATCCGTTTTAAACTACAAGAATATAATAATTGCCCTTTGCGATGGAAGAGAAATGGGATTTTCTAAAATACTTTTGAAGTATTCATTCATTAGAAATACTTCATATGAAGAAGATGTAAGAAGAAAATTCAAAACTTTTATACGCTTCCTATATGCATTTGGTAGTGAAAGTTCTCATGAAAATGTATCTACGGATGCTAAATATTTGGCAAATAGGGAAAATTGTTTAAGAGTAGTGGGCTCATTTCATGACTTCCTGTGTGTCTATTACGGAGTGTCGAAAAAATACGATAGTACAATAGTACCGATTCGGGATTATGTTCCTGTACCAAAACAAGTTGTTGATAAAATGGGGTTGGTGTTAGAAGTGGGGAAGTCACTCTATTTGAAAGAATGCAAAGGGAAAATTTCATATTACATTTTTTCAAGTGATATTGATGGAATTAGTCAGGGGCAAAGAAGAGATATTGATGTAATCAGTAAATTATGGGAAGATAATTTTAATGACCCGTCAAATGTTATAAGGCAAACTGAAAATATAAGTGGAAGTAATAGAGATTATAGGTTCCAAGTGTATTCGTTGCCTAATAAACCATTAAGATTAACAGACACTTTTCTGAAGTCTATTTCATTAGTTGAAAAAATGGATATAGTGACTGGGTTATGTAGAGGAGTAGAATCAATACATAATTATGAAACTCCGCTGTATCATAGAAATATTAACCCAGATGTATTTTATATTTTTAGCATTCGAGGAAAATACAAGCCATTACTGGCTAAGTTTGATTGTACAAAGGATTCAGCTGATTCAGCATTCACGGTTTTCCAAAATATTGAAAAGAAAGTTTTTAATCAGAATATAAATCATTTTTTTCCGCCAGAAGTTCTTAAAGCGAGCATTGGACAGGGCGTAGACTGGGAAAAAGCAGACATTTATTCACTTGCTAAGACAATACTATATATTCTTTCAGGAGAGATGATTGATGGAAATGAATGTATAGATACTATGGATAGTCTTGAAGTCGATGATGATTTAAAAATTGTTTTGATGGAGATGCTGGATGAAGAACCGGGGAACAGACCTGAATTAATTGAATTGTTGAACATCATTAATGCATAG
- a CDS encoding N-acetyltransferase yields MIKIRNEEETDYERVEEITRKSFWNLYIPGCNEHYLVHVMRSHKDFLPELDLVIEVDNQIIGNIMYTKTTLIDETGEEKDILTFGPVCILPEYQRKGYGKILLEYSFEQAAALGYDVIVIFGNPNNYVSRGFKSCKKYNVCLENGTYPAAMMVKELKPEVLDGRKWVYHQSPAFEIDEQKAERFDEGLESLEKKYQPSQEEFFILSHSIIK; encoded by the coding sequence ATGATTAAGATTAGGAATGAAGAAGAAACAGATTATGAAAGAGTAGAAGAAATCACCAGGAAATCCTTTTGGAATTTATATATACCAGGGTGTAATGAGCACTATTTAGTCCATGTCATGCGATCCCACAAAGACTTTCTACCGGAGTTGGATCTGGTGATTGAAGTTGATAATCAGATCATCGGGAATATCATGTATACGAAAACAACACTAATTGACGAGACTGGAGAAGAAAAAGACATCCTTACGTTCGGTCCAGTTTGCATTTTGCCGGAATATCAGAGAAAGGGGTATGGAAAGATACTATTGGAGTATTCCTTTGAACAGGCGGCCGCACTTGGTTATGATGTAATTGTAATTTTTGGAAATCCGAATAATTATGTAAGTCGCGGTTTTAAGAGTTGCAAAAAGTACAATGTCTGTCTTGAAAATGGTACCTATCCAGCAGCAATGATGGTAAAAGAACTCAAACCAGAGGTCTTGGACGGAAGAAAATGGGTATACCATCAAAGTCCGGCATTTGAGATCGATGAACAAAAAGCCGAGCGCTTTGACGAGGGTTTGGAAAGCCTGGAGAAAAAATACCAGCCAAGTCAGGAAGAATTTTTTATTCTCAGCCATTCTATTATAAAGTGA
- a CDS encoding transposase yields MARQARVKSTSGIYHVILKGLDGRNIFLDDSDRSIFMEKLNKARETGGFQLYAYCLMDNHIHLLIKEGEELGTSIKRITVGYVQLHNNKYGRTGHLFQNRFSSEAVEEEQYLMAVVRYIHRNPLNAGMIARLEEYPWSSYEKVIQAYQENSTTLDSEILKDYFPTAADFVRFTEEENQDECLEINQKTRWCDAQLSDMLKQNSEYQNLGELSVEKRNRLIKQIQQETGSSIRQLSRVLRLGKMMVEQALKG; encoded by the coding sequence ATGGCAAGACAGGCACGAGTTAAAAGTACATCAGGAATTTACCATGTAATACTGAAAGGCCTGGATGGACGAAATATTTTTTTGGATGACTCGGATCGATCAATTTTTATGGAAAAGCTCAATAAAGCCAGGGAAACTGGTGGGTTTCAGTTATATGCCTATTGTCTCATGGATAACCATATTCATCTGTTAATCAAAGAAGGCGAAGAATTAGGTACCAGTATCAAACGGATTACAGTAGGTTATGTTCAATTGCACAACAATAAATACGGACGAACCGGTCATCTTTTTCAGAATCGTTTTAGCAGTGAAGCCGTCGAAGAGGAACAGTATCTAATGGCGGTGGTTCGGTACATTCACCGTAATCCCTTAAACGCCGGAATGATTGCTCGATTGGAAGAATATCCATGGAGCAGTTATGAAAAAGTTATCCAAGCCTATCAGGAAAATTCGACTACACTTGATAGTGAGATCCTCAAAGATTATTTTCCGACGGCTGCAGATTTTGTTCGTTTTACGGAGGAAGAAAATCAGGATGAATGTCTGGAAATCAATCAAAAAACCAGATGGTGTGATGCACAGCTTTCAGATATGCTGAAACAGAACAGCGAATATCAGAATCTGGGCGAACTGTCGGTTGAAAAGCGAAATCGGTTGATCAAACAGATTCAGCAGGAAACTGGCAGCAGTATTCGTCAATTGAGTCGGGTACTGAGACTGGGTAAGATGATGGTGGAACAGGCATTGAAGGGGTGA
- a CDS encoding phospholipase D-like domain-containing protein, whose translation MTIEELAKMKANSVPNSTLVKYYEAGIPQWHMETVLTMLKPKKLSVLQEFILKFVSAGIDDVSDICRFLGINASAVNNAVALLQKASLISVDIFHSKLKLTEKGEEALKEAATIVPEDIEYPLYVDGLLGNIYLDTRKLYSAKELRNFEIKPINSTIDTPTIDYLVYEEVKRAVNLFKKNHAYEQDRLEGDLQEASCVNKTYVEYKKVFVLVFMNKFDEIEFQVYDGTTRNDEYSIELQKQYNNNSKVFDFDSKEETGQEDTNSLISVLPQGIIESAKSFSYKDSTLEREISNLTIQLDAIKENNEDDEAEKESATERIRFLEKKIDEMKNERKGADRVLSTYDHRPLLLDTLENAKNSVVIVSPWIKSGGLNNEILGRIEKALQRKTQVILGYGISEKEDNDKWILSRLADLQKKRYGQYLKLVRLSNTHEKVLIKDNEYMVITSFNWLSFKGDPNKGFRQETGYYTESKEAMKQMKENLSNRMGIKL comes from the coding sequence ATGACAATAGAAGAACTTGCCAAAATGAAAGCCAACTCAGTACCGAATTCAACTTTAGTGAAATATTATGAAGCTGGAATACCACAATGGCATATGGAAACTGTATTAACGATGCTAAAGCCAAAGAAACTGTCTGTATTACAGGAATTTATTTTGAAATTTGTTTCTGCTGGAATAGATGATGTTTCTGATATATGTAGATTTCTAGGAATAAATGCATCAGCGGTTAATAATGCTGTTGCACTGCTACAAAAGGCAAGCCTCATTTCCGTAGATATTTTTCATTCTAAGTTAAAGCTTACAGAGAAGGGCGAAGAAGCTCTAAAGGAAGCTGCAACAATTGTTCCAGAAGATATTGAATATCCATTATATGTAGATGGACTTTTGGGAAATATTTATCTCGATACTAGAAAATTGTATTCGGCAAAAGAATTGCGAAACTTTGAAATTAAGCCAATTAATTCAACGATTGATACACCAACAATTGATTATTTGGTTTATGAAGAAGTTAAGAGAGCTGTAAATTTATTCAAAAAAAATCATGCATATGAGCAGGATAGATTAGAAGGAGATTTACAGGAAGCTTCTTGTGTAAATAAAACATATGTCGAATATAAAAAAGTATTTGTTTTAGTTTTTATGAACAAGTTCGATGAGATTGAGTTCCAAGTGTACGATGGGACAACAAGAAACGATGAGTATAGTATTGAACTTCAAAAACAGTACAATAATAATTCGAAAGTTTTTGATTTCGATAGTAAAGAAGAAACTGGTCAGGAAGATACTAATTCGCTGATTAGTGTATTACCTCAGGGAATAATTGAAAGTGCTAAATCATTTTCTTATAAAGATTCAACGTTAGAAAGAGAAATATCAAATTTAACCATTCAGCTTGATGCTATTAAAGAAAACAATGAGGATGATGAAGCGGAAAAAGAATCAGCAACTGAAAGAATTCGTTTCCTTGAAAAGAAGATAGACGAAATGAAAAATGAGCGTAAGGGAGCAGATAGGGTGCTGTCCACATATGACCATAGACCTTTGTTGCTTGATACTCTTGAAAACGCTAAGAATTCGGTTGTTATAGTATCACCATGGATAAAATCAGGTGGACTTAATAATGAGATTCTTGGACGTATAGAAAAAGCTTTGCAACGTAAAACACAGGTGATTCTAGGATATGGAATTAGCGAAAAAGAGGACAATGATAAATGGATATTGAGTCGTTTGGCTGATTTGCAAAAGAAACGGTATGGTCAATACCTTAAACTCGTTAGATTGAGTAATACGCATGAAAAAGTTCTTATAAAAGATAATGAGTATATGGTTATTACAAGTTTCAACTGGTTATCGTTTAAAGGAGACCCTAATAAAGGTTTTAGACAGGAAACTGGTTATTACACAGAATCTAAGGAAGCAATGAAACAAATGAAAGAAAATCTTTCAAACAGAATGGGGATTAAGTTGTAA